From one Mytilus edulis chromosome 1, xbMytEdul2.2, whole genome shotgun sequence genomic stretch:
- the LOC139495180 gene encoding calreticulin-like: MRTFLLLVAVFGVALSDPTVYFQEGFSSAGWTDRWVESTAKGADQGKFEWTAGKFYGDEDLDKGIQTSQDAKFYGISSKLEKPISNEGKTLVIQFTVKHEQNIDCGGGYMKLYPSDVDQKNLHGDSPYLIMFGPDICGPGTKKVHVIFTYKGKNLLTKKEIRCKDDVFTHLYTLIVRPDNTYEVKIDNVKAESGTLEDDWDFLVPKKIKDPEAKKPDDWDENEKIDDPADKKPEDWDKPEHIPDPDAKKPDDWDDEMDGEWEPPQIDNPDYKGEWKPKQIDNPAYKGKWVHPEIDNPEYVEDKDLYKYTDIGAVGFDLWQVKSGTIFDNILITDDESKAEEVGKELWEKTKDAEKTMKDKQDEEERKVREEEDKKRKEEEDKNKKEGGDEEEEEEDDDAGEEDKDEHDHDEL; the protein is encoded by the exons ATGAGAACTTTCCTGTTGCTTGTCGCCGTTTTCGGCGTAGCACTGTCAGACCCAACTGTTTATTTTCAAGAGGGTTTCTCCAGTG CTGGTTGGACCGACAGATGGGTCGAATCTACTGCTAAGGGAGCAGATCAAGGCAAATTTGAATGGACTGCTGGAAAATTCTACGGAGATGAAGATCTTGACAAAG GTATTCAAACATCCCAGGATGCAAAGTTTTATGGAATTTCCAGCAAACTAGAGAAGCCCATCAGCAATGAGGGAAAAACTTTAGTTATCCAGTTCACTGTCAAACATGAACAGAACATTGATTGTGGTGGAGGATACATGAAACTTTATCCAAGTGATGTTGACCAGAAAAATCTCCATGGAGATTCTCCATATCTCATCATGTTTG GCCCTGACATATGCGGACCAGGAACCAAAAAAGTACATGTGATTTTCACCTACAAAGGAAAGAATCTTTTAACCAAAAAGGAAATCAGATGCAAG GACGATGTGTTCACCCATTTATACACATTGATAGTAAGACCAGACAACACATATGAAGTTAAAATCGATAATGTTAAAGCTGAGAGTGGTACTTTGGAAGATGATTGGGATTTCCTTGTACCTAAAAAAATTAAG GATCCAGAAGCAAAGAAACCAGATGATTGGGATGAAAATGAGAAAATTGATGACCCAGCAGACAAAAAACCAGAAGACTGGGACAAGCCAGAACATATCCCAGACCCAGATGCCAAAAAACCCGACGATTGGGATGATGAAATGGACGGAGAATGGGAACCACCACAAATTGATAACCCAGACTACAAG gGAGAATGGAAACCAAAACAAATCGACAACCCAGCTTATAAAGGAAAATGGGTTCACCCAGAAATTGATAATCCAGAATATGTAGAAgataaagatttatataaatatacagataTTGGAGCAGTAGGATTTGATTTATGGCAG GTAAAATCAGGTACCATTTTTGACAACATTTTAATAACTGATGATGAAAGTAAAGCTGAAGAAGTAGGAAAGGAATTATGGGAAAAAACAAAAGATGCAGAAAAGACAATGAAAGATAAACAAGATGAGGAAGAAAGAAAAGTACGAGAGGAAGAAGACAAAAAACGAAAAGAGGAAGAAG ataaaaataagaaagaagGTGGTGATGAGGAGGAAGAGGAAGAAGATGATGATGCCGGAGAGGAAGATAAA gatGAACATGACCACGATGAGTTATAG